A section of the Desulfomonile tiedjei genome encodes:
- a CDS encoding permease, which produces MPAVAGLKKQGANNGACLSFLISTPESGVDSIALTYSLLDPIITVMRPFTAFVTALAAGLVENFAGGTYQRGRDIEAYRTCLVDACCDGTDCTPSEHAKHHTATEKLVAGFRFAFDELMNDLAGWFILGILLAGIINALVPESFVSANLGSGFLAYLGMLAVSLPMYICASMSTPVAAALILKGMSPGAALVLLMAGPATNMATIAMVGGILGRRTLGIYLGSIVICTMVAAFVLDLIYAWLGISAKVAAGASAGELVPVWLEWLAAAILAGLIIRVLWKKVDGARRTRPSALEASSPQTPCCDDPKAGGT; this is translated from the coding sequence GTGCCCGCAGTTGCGGGCCTGAAGAAACAGGGCGCGAACAACGGAGCATGCCTGTCGTTTCTTATATCCACGCCGGAAAGCGGGGTAGACTCCATTGCGCTCACCTATTCTCTCCTGGACCCCATAATTACGGTGATGAGACCGTTCACCGCGTTTGTTACCGCACTGGCCGCGGGGCTCGTCGAGAATTTTGCCGGTGGAACCTACCAGAGGGGGCGAGACATTGAAGCATACCGAACCTGCCTCGTTGACGCTTGTTGCGACGGGACAGATTGCACTCCAAGCGAGCACGCTAAACACCATACTGCGACTGAAAAACTGGTGGCCGGATTTCGGTTCGCCTTTGACGAGCTGATGAACGATCTCGCTGGATGGTTTATTCTTGGAATTCTTTTGGCCGGCATCATAAATGCTCTGGTACCGGAATCGTTTGTCTCTGCAAATCTGGGATCAGGGTTTCTCGCGTATTTGGGCATGCTGGCTGTGAGCCTCCCCATGTATATTTGCGCTTCAATGTCAACTCCTGTCGCCGCGGCCTTGATCCTTAAGGGAATGAGCCCCGGAGCAGCGCTTGTGCTGCTCATGGCCGGGCCGGCGACCAATATGGCCACCATTGCCATGGTGGGAGGCATACTCGGAAGGCGTACCCTGGGCATCTACTTGGGGTCAATCGTGATTTGCACCATGGTGGCGGCCTTTGTCCTGGATCTTATCTATGCATGGTTGGGGATCTCGGCAAAGGTAGCAGCGGGAGCCTCCGCGGGCGAACTCGTCCCTGTCTGGCTGGAATGGCTCGCGGCGGCAATTCTTGCGGGTTTGATCATTCGGGTCCTTTGGAAGAAAGTTGACGGCGCGCGGAGAACAAGGCCGTCAGCTCTTGAGGCTAGTTCGCCGCAGACGCCTTGCTGTGACGATCCCAAAGCCGGGGGAACCTGA
- a CDS encoding outer membrane lipoprotein-sorting protein — protein sequence MFRTYKRFTLALLGLVLWCVPADLCALTAQEILDQGAKQNLGDSFRIALSVKTFKAKKLLSDQVLWLMARIDQGAAHIFVDFDAPPESKGMRFLLLVKDGQDPKALMYLPATGRTVPLAVDEPSADIGGTGLTMEDIQGFMPKGGDAPEIVREEALDGRDCYVIRVKLPNGAGERLLWVSKNDLLVVKSQQVDSAGTVKRIFRVVEFFKTDQGKEFPREEEILIPDKNIRIQLRQDSAVFGIEIPEGVMDPEKFGTFNWRG from the coding sequence ATGTTTCGTACTTACAAACGATTTACCCTTGCCCTTCTCGGGCTAGTTCTTTGGTGCGTTCCGGCTGACCTTTGCGCGTTGACCGCGCAAGAGATCCTAGACCAGGGTGCGAAGCAAAACTTGGGAGATAGTTTCCGCATTGCACTGTCGGTCAAGACGTTCAAGGCCAAGAAACTTCTGTCCGATCAGGTCCTCTGGTTGATGGCCCGAATTGACCAGGGGGCGGCCCACATCTTTGTAGATTTCGACGCTCCGCCGGAATCCAAAGGAATGCGCTTCCTTCTGCTCGTAAAGGACGGCCAGGACCCAAAGGCACTCATGTATCTACCGGCGACAGGACGGACTGTACCCTTGGCTGTTGACGAGCCGTCAGCGGATATTGGCGGCACAGGGCTCACCATGGAAGATATTCAGGGCTTCATGCCGAAGGGCGGCGACGCGCCTGAAATCGTGAGAGAGGAAGCACTGGATGGCCGGGACTGTTACGTGATCCGGGTGAAGCTTCCTAACGGAGCTGGTGAGCGCCTTCTGTGGGTCTCCAAGAATGACCTTCTGGTAGTCAAGTCACAACAGGTGGATTCCGCGGGGACGGTGAAAAGGATCTTCCGAGTGGTGGAATTCTTCAAGACCGACCAAGGCAAAGAATTTCCCAGGGAGGAAGAAATACTTATCCCCGATAAGAATATCCGGATACAGCTAAGGCAGGATAGCGCCGTGTTCGGAATCGAGATACCCGAAGGGGTAATGGACCCCGAAAAATTCGGGACCTTCAACTGGAGAGGGTGA
- a CDS encoding aspartate-semialdehyde dehydrogenase, with protein sequence MKKDGYKVAVVGATGAVGNTMARVLEKRAFPVSEIVLLASGRSAGKQLKFKGKEYPVQELNESSFKGVDIGLFSAGGSISAKFAPIAADSGCVVVDNTAHFRMDPDVPLVVPEVNPQAIAGYTKKGIIANPNCSTIQMVVALKPLHDAATIKRIVVSTYQSVSGTGKEAIEEMLVQSRQIANATNWTREDGLDQLHDSLCNFQTMSTEIYPHRIAFECLPHIDVFLENGYTKEEMKMVWETGKILDPAIKVTATAVRVPIFFGHSESVNIETEKKITAQEARNVLSRAPGIRVVDDPQRNQYPLAALCAGEDDTLVGRIREDESIANGLNLWVVSDNILKGAALNAVHIAEILVERYL encoded by the coding sequence ATGAAGAAGGATGGATATAAAGTAGCCGTGGTAGGCGCGACCGGAGCGGTCGGCAACACGATGGCAAGGGTTTTGGAGAAACGCGCGTTCCCGGTGAGCGAGATCGTCTTGCTCGCGTCCGGACGTTCTGCCGGGAAGCAACTCAAGTTCAAGGGGAAGGAATACCCTGTTCAGGAACTTAACGAATCATCATTCAAGGGAGTGGATATCGGCCTTTTTTCCGCCGGCGGGTCCATAAGCGCCAAGTTTGCTCCCATAGCCGCGGATTCCGGATGTGTGGTGGTGGATAATACAGCCCATTTCCGCATGGATCCCGATGTGCCGCTCGTGGTGCCGGAAGTGAACCCTCAAGCCATCGCCGGTTACACGAAGAAAGGCATTATCGCCAACCCAAACTGCTCCACCATCCAGATGGTGGTGGCCTTAAAGCCGCTGCACGATGCTGCCACCATAAAGCGCATTGTGGTCTCCACGTACCAGTCGGTTTCCGGAACGGGCAAAGAGGCCATCGAAGAGATGCTGGTACAGTCCAGACAGATTGCCAATGCTACGAACTGGACGAGAGAGGACGGCCTGGATCAGCTTCACGACTCTCTGTGCAACTTCCAGACTATGTCTACCGAGATTTATCCGCATCGCATTGCCTTTGAATGCTTGCCGCACATAGACGTGTTCCTCGAGAACGGTTACACAAAAGAAGAAATGAAAATGGTGTGGGAGACGGGCAAGATACTGGACCCTGCCATAAAGGTGACGGCTACAGCGGTTCGCGTTCCAATCTTTTTCGGACATTCCGAGTCAGTGAACATAGAAACCGAAAAGAAGATCACCGCGCAAGAGGCGCGAAATGTATTGTCCCGAGCGCCGGGCATAAGAGTAGTGGACGATCCGCAGAGAAACCAGTATCCCCTCGCGGCGCTCTGCGCCGGGGAAGATGACACCCTTGTGGGGCGGATTCGTGAGGACGAGTCCATTGCCAATGGGTTGAACCTCTGGGTCGTGTCGGACAATATCCTAAAGGGAGCGGCTCTCAACGCGGTGCACATTGCCGAGATACTGGTCGAAAGGTATCTGTGA